In one window of Spartinivicinus marinus DNA:
- a CDS encoding anthranilate synthase component II: MLLMIDNYDSFTYNIVQYLSELGADVQVHRNDEITVTDIEQLNPERIVISPGPCTPNEAGISMAVIKHFAGKLPILGVCLGHQSIGQVYGGKVIRAKQVMHGKVSPVKHANKGVFQGLENPLQSTRYHSLVLEAESLPDCLEITAWTETEQGELDEIMGVRHKTLAIEGVQFHPESIMTRQGHELLNNFLQQTC; this comes from the coding sequence ATGTTACTGATGATTGATAATTACGATTCGTTTACTTACAACATCGTTCAGTATTTGTCAGAGCTTGGTGCTGATGTTCAAGTACACCGAAATGATGAAATTACTGTTACTGATATAGAACAGCTAAATCCAGAGAGAATAGTCATTTCTCCTGGTCCGTGTACACCTAATGAAGCGGGAATTTCAATGGCTGTGATCAAACACTTTGCAGGTAAGCTCCCTATTTTGGGTGTTTGCTTGGGGCATCAAAGTATTGGGCAAGTGTATGGCGGCAAGGTCATACGGGCTAAACAAGTTATGCATGGAAAAGTTTCTCCCGTTAAACATGCTAATAAGGGAGTCTTTCAAGGGTTGGAAAATCCGTTGCAATCGACTCGTTACCACTCATTAGTGCTTGAAGCTGAGTCATTACCAGACTGTCTTGAAATAACTGCTTGGACTGAAACAGAACAAGGCGAGTTGGATGAGATCATGGGGGTTCGCCATAAAACATTGGCTATAGAAGGCGTTCAGTTCCATCCAGAGTCGATTATGACTAGACAAGGGCATGAGCTGCTGAATAACTTCCTGCAACAGACCTGCTGA
- the hemJ gene encoding protoporphyrinogen oxidase HemJ, with protein MLYLGIKAFHIIAMVCWFAGLFYLPRLFVYHAMAEDQASIDRFKIMERKLYRGITTPAMIATVLLGIWLLSFNFQGFMSVGWMHVKLTLVILLIVYHLTCGYFVKQFRDDKNQKNHVFFRFFNEAPVLLLIAIVLLVEMQPF; from the coding sequence ATGTTATATCTAGGTATTAAAGCCTTTCATATTATTGCTATGGTCTGCTGGTTTGCAGGGTTGTTCTACTTACCCAGACTGTTCGTGTATCACGCAATGGCTGAAGACCAAGCCAGCATTGACCGCTTTAAAATTATGGAGCGAAAACTCTATCGTGGTATTACCACACCTGCCATGATAGCCACTGTACTACTAGGCATATGGCTATTAAGTTTCAATTTCCAGGGTTTTATGTCAGTAGGTTGGATGCACGTTAAATTAACACTTGTTATTTTATTGATCGTTTATCACCTCACTTGTGGCTATTTTGTTAAACAGTTTCGTGATGATAAAAACCAAAAGAATCATGTGTTTTTTCGTTTTTTTAATGAGGCACCTGTACTACTGTTAATTGCCATTGTTTTGCTTGTTGAAATGCAACCATTTTAA
- the trpE gene encoding anthranilate synthase component I yields MTPEQFSSLAAAGYNRIPVTHEVLADLDTPLSTYLKLANQPFSYLLESVQGGEKWGRYSIIGLPAKEQILVTGFEIKRYVSGQLVETRQEQNPLNYIADYQAQFKVPQLPGLPRFFGGLVGYFAYDTVRYIEPKLQKTTPPDELNTPDIFLMLSEEVVIFDNLTGKILFVVMADPSQTESLNSAKQRLHELVETLHSKPFTAPTSKQKREVTEADFKSSVGQEKFEASVAKVKEYILAGDAMQVVLSQRMTVPFHSPPLNLYRALRCLNPSPYMYYLDLGEFHVVGSSPEILAHVEDGQVTVRPIAGTRKRGKTEEQDLALEKELLADPKELAEHLMLIDLGRNDVGRVAQTGTVKLTDQMVIERYSHVMHIVSNVIGQVKEDLSALDVLKATLPAGTLSGAPKVRAMEIIDELETTKRGVYGGAVGYLSWHGNMDTAIAIRTAVIKNHQLYIQAGAGVVADSDPSLEWKETLNKGRAMFSAVAMAEKGLVE; encoded by the coding sequence ATGACCCCGGAGCAATTTTCCAGCCTGGCTGCTGCAGGCTATAATCGTATTCCCGTGACCCATGAGGTGCTGGCAGACTTAGATACGCCACTTAGCACCTATTTAAAACTCGCCAACCAACCCTTTAGCTATTTATTAGAGTCTGTACAAGGAGGGGAAAAATGGGGGCGCTATTCTATTATTGGGTTGCCTGCCAAAGAGCAAATACTAGTAACAGGCTTTGAAATTAAACGGTATGTCAGTGGCCAACTAGTAGAAACTCGACAAGAGCAAAACCCTCTTAACTATATTGCTGACTACCAAGCGCAATTTAAAGTACCTCAACTACCTGGGCTACCACGCTTTTTTGGCGGTTTGGTTGGTTATTTTGCCTACGATACGGTGCGATATATTGAGCCAAAGCTTCAAAAAACCACGCCACCTGATGAATTAAATACACCTGATATTTTTCTCATGCTGTCCGAAGAAGTGGTCATTTTTGACAACTTAACAGGCAAAATTTTGTTTGTAGTTATGGCTGATCCTAGCCAAACAGAAAGCTTAAATTCTGCGAAACAGCGCCTCCATGAGCTGGTTGAAACCTTACACTCCAAGCCGTTTACTGCACCGACTTCAAAGCAGAAAAGGGAAGTGACAGAAGCAGACTTTAAATCATCGGTGGGTCAAGAAAAATTTGAAGCGTCAGTCGCTAAAGTCAAAGAATACATTTTAGCGGGTGATGCGATGCAGGTGGTGTTGTCTCAGCGGATGACAGTACCATTTCATTCTCCACCATTAAACTTATATAGAGCCCTGCGCTGTCTAAATCCATCACCCTATATGTATTACCTGGACCTGGGTGAATTCCATGTGGTGGGGTCTTCTCCAGAGATACTCGCCCATGTGGAAGATGGTCAAGTGACCGTTCGGCCAATTGCTGGTACTCGTAAGCGTGGTAAAACCGAGGAGCAAGATTTGGCCTTGGAAAAAGAGTTGTTGGCTGACCCTAAGGAGCTGGCTGAGCACTTGATGCTGATCGACTTGGGTCGTAATGATGTTGGTCGAGTTGCGCAAACTGGTACAGTAAAATTGACGGATCAAATGGTAATCGAGCGTTACTCCCATGTGATGCATATTGTGTCCAATGTAATTGGTCAGGTGAAAGAAGATTTATCTGCGCTGGATGTGCTCAAGGCAACATTGCCTGCTGGAACACTTAGTGGTGCCCCTAAAGTGCGTGCAATGGAAATAATTGATGAGTTAGAAACCACTAAGCGTGGTGTTTATGGTGGGGCTGTGGGGTATTTGTCCTGGCATGGCAATATGGACACAGCCATTGCAATTCGAACCGCAGTAATTAAAAACCACCAACTTTATATTCAGGCTGGGGCTGGAGTAGTGGCAGATTCGGATCCAAGCCTGGAGTGGAAAGAAACCCTCAATAAAGGGCGTGCCATGTTTAGTGCAGTAGCAATGGCTGAAAAAGGCTTAGTGGAATAA
- the trpD gene encoding anthranilate phosphoribosyltransferase has translation MDIKQAIATVIDHRDLSTEEMVLVMRQIMTGHATDAQIAAFLIGLRMKSESIDEITGAAQVMRELVTPVEIEVENLVDTCGTGGDGANIFNVSTAAAFVVAAAGGHVAKHGNRSVSGKSGSADLLEAAGIKLELTSEQIARAVEHVGLGFMFAPLHHGAMKHAIGPRKEMGVRTLFNMLGPMTNPARVKRQVIGVFSKPLAKHMANVMKRLGSEHVMVVHSADGLDEISIANQTYVAELKNGEVKEYTVKPEDFGISSQSLIGLEVAGPEESYALIQDALGKQKGSNASKAADIIALNAGAAIYVAGLADDLAEGVKDAQDAIYSGLAKEKMAELASFTRYATQKDDE, from the coding sequence ATGGATATAAAGCAAGCAATAGCAACGGTAATTGATCACCGTGATTTAAGTACCGAAGAAATGGTTTTGGTCATGCGACAAATCATGACAGGGCATGCAACAGATGCGCAAATTGCTGCATTTTTGATTGGCCTGCGGATGAAAAGTGAAAGCATTGATGAAATAACCGGTGCTGCTCAAGTTATGCGGGAGTTGGTGACTCCTGTTGAAATTGAGGTAGAAAACTTAGTCGACACCTGTGGTACCGGTGGTGATGGGGCTAATATTTTTAATGTATCTACCGCCGCCGCATTTGTAGTTGCTGCTGCAGGAGGCCATGTTGCCAAGCATGGCAATCGCTCTGTATCGGGTAAGTCAGGTAGTGCAGACTTGCTAGAGGCTGCTGGAATAAAATTGGAGCTAACCAGTGAGCAAATTGCTCGTGCTGTAGAGCATGTAGGGCTAGGATTTATGTTTGCGCCTTTACATCATGGTGCCATGAAGCATGCCATTGGTCCCCGTAAAGAAATGGGGGTTCGTACCCTGTTTAATATGCTGGGGCCAATGACCAATCCAGCGAGAGTTAAACGGCAAGTGATCGGTGTATTTAGCAAGCCATTGGCTAAACATATGGCTAATGTGATGAAGCGTCTGGGAAGTGAACATGTCATGGTAGTGCACTCAGCTGATGGCTTAGATGAAATTTCGATTGCTAATCAAACCTATGTAGCTGAACTTAAAAATGGTGAGGTTAAAGAATATACAGTTAAGCCTGAAGACTTTGGTATTAGCAGTCAAAGCTTAATTGGCCTAGAAGTCGCTGGCCCAGAAGAAAGCTATGCATTGATTCAAGATGCTTTGGGTAAACAAAAGGGCTCTAATGCTAGTAAAGCAGCCGATATTATTGCACTAAATGCTGGTGCTGCTATTTATGTAGCTGGGCTGGCAGATGATTTGGCTGAAGGGGTAAAAGATGCACAAGATGCCATTTACAGTGGTCTGGCTAAAGAAAAAATGGCAGAGCTTGCTAGCTTCACCCGTTATGCAACCCAGAAAGATGATGAGTAA
- the trpC gene encoding indole-3-glycerol phosphate synthase TrpC: MNTPTVLKKILARKEEEIAERLQKKPIEQLIELASSAPACRGFKAAVEAKVKAKQPAVIAEIKKASPSKGVIREVFEPAVIAKSYQQGGATCLSVLTDQDFFQGHDSYLQQAKAACNLPVLRKDFTIDPYQVYEARCLGADCILLIVAALSDEQLKGLNQLAQKLGLDVLVEVHDETELERALRLSGEFLLGINNRNLHTFDVSLETTFKLLKQLPDNRLVVTESGIHTINDVQSMLAHDVYAFLVGEAFMRADEPGEQLAELFSHQ, encoded by the coding sequence ATGAATACGCCAACTGTGTTAAAGAAAATCCTCGCTCGTAAAGAAGAGGAAATAGCTGAGCGTTTACAAAAAAAACCAATAGAGCAGTTAATCGAACTAGCTAGTAGTGCTCCTGCTTGTCGAGGCTTCAAGGCAGCTGTTGAAGCTAAAGTGAAGGCAAAGCAACCTGCAGTAATTGCTGAGATCAAAAAGGCCTCTCCTAGTAAAGGAGTGATTCGAGAAGTATTTGAGCCAGCTGTCATTGCAAAAAGCTACCAGCAAGGCGGTGCTACTTGTTTATCAGTTTTAACAGATCAGGATTTTTTTCAGGGGCATGATAGCTATTTGCAGCAGGCAAAAGCAGCTTGCAACCTGCCCGTATTAAGGAAAGATTTCACTATTGACCCTTATCAAGTGTATGAGGCTCGTTGTTTAGGTGCTGACTGTATCCTTTTGATTGTTGCGGCTTTGAGTGATGAACAGCTAAAAGGGCTTAATCAATTAGCGCAAAAGTTAGGCTTAGATGTGCTTGTTGAAGTGCATGATGAAACTGAACTTGAGCGAGCACTGCGGCTATCTGGAGAGTTTTTGCTGGGAATAAACAACCGTAATTTGCATACTTTTGATGTGAGTTTGGAAACTACTTTTAAATTACTCAAGCAGTTGCCTGATAACCGGCTGGTTGTTACTGAGAGCGGGATTCATACGATAAATGATGTCCAGTCTATGCTGGCGCATGATGTTTATGCCTTTTTGGTAGGAGAGGCGTTTATGAGAGCAGATGAGCCTGGTGAGCAGCTAGCTGAACTTTTTAGTCATCAATAA
- the coq7 gene encoding 2-polyprenyl-3-methyl-6-methoxy-1,4-benzoquinone monooxygenase produces MSKDARRLSILDKFISQSDQVLRTLNRHAHQPSRPSPAAGAKDDALSESEQRHAAGLMRVNHSGEVCAQALYQGQGLTAKLPDVREEMEQAAQEEVDHLAWCEERLEQLNSQPSLLNPVWYGLSFSIGAFAGVLGDKWSLGFVAATENQVCKHLSGHLQSLPAQDTKSRAIVEQMLVDEASHEEKALAAGGINFPKPIKLFMTATSKLMTKTAYHI; encoded by the coding sequence ATGTCCAAAGATGCAAGGCGACTCTCAATTCTTGATAAATTTATCAGTCAATCAGATCAAGTATTGCGAACCCTGAACCGGCATGCTCACCAGCCTTCAAGGCCCTCCCCAGCGGCTGGGGCCAAAGATGATGCATTATCTGAGTCAGAACAGCGTCATGCAGCAGGGCTAATGCGGGTTAACCACAGCGGTGAAGTATGTGCCCAAGCGCTTTATCAAGGCCAAGGGCTTACCGCAAAACTACCTGATGTTAGGGAAGAAATGGAACAGGCAGCCCAAGAAGAAGTTGACCACCTTGCCTGGTGCGAAGAACGGTTAGAGCAACTCAATAGCCAGCCGAGCTTATTAAACCCTGTTTGGTATGGTTTATCTTTTTCGATTGGCGCATTTGCAGGAGTACTTGGCGACAAGTGGAGTTTAGGGTTCGTTGCAGCGACAGAAAACCAAGTCTGCAAACATCTTTCAGGACATCTTCAGTCGCTACCAGCCCAAGACACCAAAAGCCGAGCGATTGTAGAGCAAATGTTGGTTGATGAAGCTTCTCATGAAGAAAAAGCACTGGCAGCTGGCGGCATCAATTTCCCTAAGCCCATTAAATTATTTATGACAGCCACTTCTAAACTTATGACAAAAACGGCTTATCATATTTAA
- a CDS encoding tetratricopeptide repeat protein, whose translation MAVSKYISFLLFFLLSPFAVGYSSSILDTLASFSPEIEAPPDFSKADLFESTAQQMHFNEVINGFYLWQADRYFSQNNTIQAKKAIDNVLAVSPDLAAAHAALGRYYFYVHDFQMSLKEFLLAQYLDPGYFPAYVDAADLYIKVFKRADLAIDSYKKALAIKPDHGQVHYALAVAYINDNQLDKAKLHFLQAAIIAPWYAQSWLAMGHIAMAEGNLSKAQQFLNKLLDYQPGFAPAYILLGDLFRKKQQYTKALSAYHQATSLQNNLSTAWMKIATLHEQLGADTQAINAYQKIVAIRPTEAEAYNNLAKLTLKKNQLAKAEEWARQAILLAPHKLIFRQTLAWIYQAQGKFQEALNLIKQFIGQEGDNAEMHYQLGVIYQKLEQAEKAKFFLKRAISINPNYNDARQVLRGL comes from the coding sequence ATGGCAGTCAGTAAATATATAAGTTTTTTACTATTTTTTTTGTTAAGTCCTTTCGCTGTTGGTTATTCTAGCTCCATTTTAGATACATTAGCGAGCTTTTCTCCAGAGATTGAAGCCCCTCCTGATTTTAGTAAGGCAGATTTGTTTGAATCCACAGCCCAGCAGATGCATTTTAATGAAGTAATTAATGGGTTTTATCTATGGCAGGCAGATCGCTATTTTAGCCAAAATAATACTATTCAAGCAAAAAAGGCGATTGATAATGTGTTGGCAGTTTCACCTGACTTAGCTGCGGCTCATGCGGCACTTGGTCGGTACTATTTTTATGTGCATGATTTTCAAATGAGCCTTAAAGAGTTTTTATTAGCGCAGTATTTAGACCCTGGTTACTTTCCCGCTTATGTTGATGCTGCTGATTTGTATATTAAAGTATTTAAGCGTGCTGACTTGGCAATTGACTCGTATAAAAAAGCCCTAGCAATCAAACCTGATCATGGGCAAGTGCATTATGCTTTGGCAGTTGCATACATTAATGATAATCAATTGGATAAGGCGAAGCTACATTTTTTGCAGGCTGCGATTATTGCACCTTGGTACGCTCAGTCATGGTTGGCAATGGGGCATATTGCCATGGCAGAAGGGAATTTAAGCAAAGCCCAGCAGTTTTTAAATAAATTGTTGGATTACCAGCCAGGGTTTGCGCCTGCATATATTTTGCTAGGAGATTTATTTAGAAAGAAACAGCAATATACCAAAGCACTATCTGCTTATCACCAAGCCACAAGTTTGCAAAATAATTTATCCACAGCCTGGATGAAAATAGCAACCTTGCATGAGCAGCTGGGAGCAGATACACAGGCAATAAATGCTTATCAAAAAATTGTAGCTATTCGTCCAACTGAGGCTGAAGCGTATAATAATTTGGCAAAATTAACCTTGAAAAAAAATCAACTGGCGAAAGCGGAAGAATGGGCAAGGCAGGCAATTTTACTAGCACCACATAAGTTGATATTTAGACAGACCTTGGCTTGGATTTATCAGGCTCAGGGTAAGTTTCAAGAAGCGTTGAATTTAATTAAACAGTTTATTGGTCAAGAGGGTGACAATGCTGAAATGCATTATCAGTTGGGTGTTATTTATCAGAAATTAGAGCAAGCAGAAAAAGCTAAGTTTTTCTTGAAAAGAGCTATATCAATTAATCCTAATTATAATGATGCCAGACAAGTGTTGAGGGGGCTTTGA
- a CDS encoding OsmC family protein: MQAKVRWIDGVMFLGESGSGHTAVMDGPPDQGGRNLGIRPMEMLLLGVGGCSSFDVMTILQKSKQQVSDCYVDISAERVDEVPAVFSKIHLHFVIKGKDLKEAHVKRAVQLSAEKYCSASIMLSKAGVEISHDYEIQTGD; encoded by the coding sequence ATGCAAGCAAAAGTAAGATGGATTGATGGTGTAATGTTTTTAGGTGAGTCTGGTAGTGGTCATACGGCTGTTATGGATGGACCTCCTGATCAAGGTGGGCGTAACTTAGGTATTCGTCCAATGGAAATGTTATTACTGGGGGTAGGAGGCTGCTCTTCCTTTGATGTGATGACAATATTACAAAAATCAAAACAGCAAGTGTCTGATTGTTATGTAGATATTAGTGCTGAGAGAGTTGATGAGGTGCCAGCTGTTTTTAGCAAAATTCATTTGCATTTTGTGATTAAGGGGAAAGACCTTAAAGAAGCGCATGTAAAGCGTGCTGTTCAACTCTCTGCTGAAAAATATTGTTCAGCTTCAATTATGCTAAGTAAGGCAGGCGTTGAAATCAGTCATGATTATGAAATTCAAACAGGTGATTGA
- the crp gene encoding cAMP-activated global transcriptional regulator CRP, translating to MVAITPTPKIKDLDKFLSLCHRRRYSAKSTIIYAGDSSDSLYYIVKGSVTILIEDDDGRDIIIAYLNEGDFFGEMGLFLDEKDSSRSAWVRAKTECEVAEISYNKFREYCDDDPEMLFAIGKQIASRLRNTTRKVGDLAFLDVTGRVARTLLDLCKEPDAMTHPDGMQIKITRQEIGRIVGCSREMVGRVLKTLEEQGLVSVKGKTMVVYGTR from the coding sequence ATGGTTGCAATTACCCCAACACCAAAGATTAAAGATTTAGACAAGTTTCTTTCACTATGCCATCGTCGGCGTTATAGTGCGAAAAGCACCATTATATATGCAGGCGATAGTAGTGATTCTTTATACTACATTGTTAAAGGCTCGGTCACTATCCTGATTGAGGATGATGACGGTCGAGATATCATTATTGCCTACCTCAACGAAGGTGACTTCTTCGGTGAAATGGGCTTATTTCTTGACGAAAAAGATAGCTCAAGAAGCGCTTGGGTTAGAGCTAAAACCGAGTGTGAAGTCGCAGAAATCAGCTACAACAAGTTCCGCGAATACTGTGATGATGACCCAGAAATGTTATTTGCTATTGGCAAGCAAATCGCTAGTCGCTTAAGAAACACCACCCGTAAAGTGGGCGACTTAGCTTTTCTTGATGTGACTGGACGTGTAGCTCGCACTTTACTTGATTTATGTAAAGAGCCAGATGCAATGACTCACCCAGACGGCATGCAAATTAAAATTACTCGCCAGGAAATTGGCCGGATTGTTGGCTGTTCTCGAGAAATGGTCGGGCGAGTATTAAAAACCCTAGAAGAGCAAGGCTTAGTGTCAGTAAAAGGAAAGACTATGGTGGTGTACGGCACCCGTTAG
- a CDS encoding AAA family ATPase, which yields MKTDIHDLCLVLDSGVALVVVETYEEPRVLQLMTRLAIKRQLALFSWAITTGVQRLGFGIDLDQDQGFEKPEAALQLIKQSPDPGLYVLCDFHPYLDDEPKNIRLLKEIALQYDQLKHTVVFLSHRFELPPELKRYGAHFELSLPSDDQLLNIVREEAANWSNQHRGRKVKTDNRTLKKLVANLRGLSAGEARQLARGVIFDDGAITIDDLPEINKAKFTLMDMEGILSFEYDTAKFSEVGGLERFKQWLKDRQSAFLQNDQSLDQPKGVMLLGIQGSGKSLAAKAVAGVWGVPLLRLDFGALYNKYFGETERNLREALKLADLMSPCVLWIDEIEKGIATGLNDQGTSRRVLGTLLTWMAERTTKVFIVATSNDISQLPPELVRKGRLDEIFFVDLPGVEIRRSIFEIHLSKRDQDCQEFDVQKLADITDGFSGAEIEQAVVGALYSAAAEQQQLQMHHLVAAIKGTSPLSVVMAEEIQYLRDWASQRTVLAN from the coding sequence TTGAAAACAGATATTCATGACCTTTGTTTGGTACTTGATTCAGGAGTAGCTCTGGTAGTGGTTGAAACCTATGAAGAGCCTCGAGTGTTGCAGCTGATGACACGGCTTGCTATTAAACGGCAGTTAGCTCTTTTTTCTTGGGCAATTACCACGGGTGTACAACGACTTGGCTTTGGGATTGACCTTGATCAAGACCAAGGGTTTGAGAAACCAGAGGCTGCGTTACAGTTGATTAAGCAGTCTCCTGATCCAGGACTGTATGTGTTATGTGACTTTCATCCTTACTTGGATGATGAGCCAAAAAATATTCGACTGCTTAAGGAGATAGCGCTCCAGTATGATCAGCTTAAGCATACTGTTGTGTTTTTAAGCCATCGATTTGAGCTGCCTCCTGAGCTGAAACGCTATGGGGCGCATTTTGAGTTGTCGTTGCCTTCAGATGACCAGTTGCTAAATATTGTGCGTGAAGAAGCTGCTAATTGGTCAAATCAACATCGTGGACGAAAAGTAAAAACCGATAATAGAACCTTGAAAAAGCTGGTGGCTAATTTACGTGGCCTGTCAGCAGGTGAAGCTCGGCAGTTAGCTCGTGGTGTTATTTTTGATGATGGTGCCATTACCATCGATGACTTACCTGAAATTAACAAAGCCAAGTTTACCTTGATGGACATGGAGGGCATCTTAAGCTTTGAGTACGACACGGCTAAGTTTTCTGAAGTAGGAGGTTTGGAAAGATTTAAACAATGGCTGAAAGATAGGCAGAGTGCTTTTTTGCAAAATGATCAGTCACTAGATCAACCGAAAGGGGTGATGCTGCTAGGTATTCAAGGTAGCGGTAAAAGTTTGGCAGCAAAAGCTGTTGCTGGGGTATGGGGAGTGCCATTACTTCGGCTGGACTTTGGCGCTTTGTACAATAAGTATTTTGGTGAAACGGAACGTAACTTGCGCGAAGCACTTAAACTAGCTGATTTAATGTCGCCTTGTGTCTTATGGATAGATGAGATTGAAAAAGGTATTGCTACAGGGCTTAATGATCAAGGCACTTCGCGTCGAGTATTGGGCACCTTATTGACTTGGATGGCTGAGCGTACCACCAAAGTGTTTATTGTTGCGACTTCTAACGATATTTCTCAGTTGCCTCCAGAGTTAGTTAGAAAAGGCCGGCTAGATGAAATATTTTTTGTAGACTTGCCTGGAGTAGAAATCAGGCGCTCTATTTTTGAAATACACCTTTCAAAGCGGGATCAAGATTGCCAAGAGTTTGATGTGCAGAAGCTAGCTGATATTACAGATGGCTTTTCTGGTGCTGAAATAGAGCAGGCTGTAGTAGGTGCTCTGTATTCAGCCGCAGCTGAGCAGCAGCAGTTGCAAATGCATCATTTGGTGGCGGCCATTAAGGGTACTAGTCCATTATCAGTGGTAATGGCAGAAGAGATTCAGTATTTAAGGGATTGGGCCAGTCAGAGAACTGTATTGGCAAACTGA
- a CDS encoding histidine triad nucleotide-binding protein, producing MDCLFCKIAVGEIPSNKVYEDDQVYAFHDINPGAPTHFLIIPKQHIATLNDAGTEHQALLGHMQLLASKLCKEMGLAEEGYRTVFNCNKQAGQTVFHIHLHVLGGRALRWPPG from the coding sequence GTGGATTGTTTATTCTGCAAAATTGCAGTAGGGGAAATCCCCTCTAATAAAGTATATGAAGATGATCAGGTATATGCATTTCACGATATTAACCCTGGCGCTCCAACTCACTTTTTAATTATACCTAAACAACATATTGCTACTCTGAATGATGCAGGTACAGAGCACCAAGCATTACTTGGCCATATGCAGCTGCTTGCTAGTAAACTGTGTAAAGAAATGGGGCTTGCTGAAGAAGGCTACCGAACCGTATTTAACTGTAATAAGCAGGCAGGTCAGACAGTATTTCATATCCATTTGCATGTATTAGGCGGTCGAGCCCTGCGCTGGCCTCCCGGTTAA